From the Methanobacterium sp. genome, the window TATAAAGCACTATGGGCAGGTTTTGAGTATCTGAGAGAACTATCATTCATTTTTACACCCTAAATTTTCTGATAAAACCCATATTCATTTTCATGAGGTATCAATGTTACTTGATCTTGAATTCCTCTCATTCCTGTCGGAGTATTATAATATTTATCTAGATTATCTTTCAAAGCATTAGGGAAAAAGTAAATTTGCCTTCCAGTATAGGTTGCCAAATAATTTAATCTAGATTCTACTTCAGAGCTTATTTGTTTGTCAAAATACTCAACTCCAATCATAGAAGAATCTAAAACATAGGCCTTCCGAATAAATTGAATTAATTCATTCCTTCTTTCAATTGAACCGAAAACATCGTTAACATCAGCCACTTTATAAATAGGGGAGCCAATAATATCTGAAATATAGTTTAGTATACCTGCATTGAACATTGAAGTGATTGTTTGTTTAAATCCTAATTTTGCCCAACGTGATAATGGTACGCTTTCTACCTTATGATTTAATATTTGATGATAACCATTAAAATTCTGATAAAAACTTAAATCTCTTGATCTGTTTGGATAAAACCATAAAAATACAATTCCATGATATTTTCTCCCCACTCTACTTAATGCCTGGATGTATTCCGCAGTATTTCGTGGCATCCCTTGAATCACCATTATGTTCCAATTATCAATATCAACACCATGAGAGACTATGCTAGTAGCAAAAACTGATAATAATGTTTTTTTATCTGAATTAGGATCTTCATAATAATTATTCACAAGATTGATAAGTTCTTTAATCTCATCAAGAGAGTTATCACCAGTTAAAACTTTTGGAGTAATTAAATAATTATCTAATTTTGAATTAACAACCGTATCCAAAAACATCCTCATTGCCTTAGCATCATTTTTTCGATTATGATAAGTCAAAATACTTTTATAGTTATTAATTATCTCAACCAATTCATCGTTTTTGAAGTCATTAGTATGGGAAAAAGTTTCAATGTCATTTTCAACAGCTTCAATGAATTCTGAAAGATGTTTAAGGGTAAGTAAAGATGCAAAATGATTGTCTCTTAAATTTGGTTTAAGTCCAACTAACTGTCGCTGAGATATAGGATTTTTGTCATCATCATATTCATATGTAAAAAAGAAATCATTTTCATAATCGTCAGATAAATTTCCAGGGAAAATCCGAGATTTTTTGTGGTATAAATGGTCAATTTGATTTTTTGCACCAGTTACTGTTGCAGTCATGGCAATATTTTTGAATTTATAGCCGCAAAGTTCTTCTTGAAGTGTTTCAATCAGTGATTCAAAATGAGAGTCAATTGTACCAAAACCTTCCTTAATCAAGTGCATTTCATCTTGAATTATCAAAGTTGGCCCCGTTTTAAAATCTATTTTAACAGGATTCGTTTCGGCATTGCATTTAAATTTTGTGTGTTTCCTGCATTTATCATCAAGATTAACATCACAACGATCATTTCGAGGGATAAATCCATGATAAGAACATCTATCTAATTTTCCGCCAAATAAGTTTTTAAAACGTCTATTAAGACCTATTCCTGCAAATTTGTCATCCGTTGCTACGATAAATGTAGGAAGATATCTATATGTTTCCTGATCGGTGAAAAACAAACGAAAAGTTTCGTTACAACCTTTACATTTATGGATAATAAATTCCTTATCATCTTCTATTTCCATGATTACTTCATCATTGCATAATGGACAAACATCTATAATTTTTCCGGGGATATCAACACCTTTTGAAGATGCATTCCTAATTTTTTTCGAAATTTCACATGGATCACTTGGAAAATCATCACTGTTTCCAACGAAATAAGAAACAGAAAAAGGCTCACCATCAATATCTTCTTCAGATCTTATTTTTTCTGCCCAAATAAATAAATTAGAAATCCTTTGTAACTGTTGTATTGACAACATCCTCAACGGGAATTTTGTTATTGCTGTAACACCAAATTTTTTACCAGATAAACGATCCCAAAATGCGGAAAATATTACTAAACCAAAATAGGCTTCAGATTTTCCTCCACCAGTCATAATATGTAAAACTTCACAAATATCCCTTCCAGATGATTCATCAATAATATCATTTATAATCGATACAATGAAAACAATCTGGAAAAGTCTCCAGGTTGTATATTTATTAGCATTAAGAAAAAATGCCTTATTCATCAATTTAAAAGCTAAAAAAGCCTTTTCATCACTTTTTAAAGTTTTTAATCCTTTGTTGAACCTTTTTGTAACATCGGAAAAATTTTTAAGACTTTCAGAATATAAAGAATCGGTAATTTTTGGAGATTTTTGATATATTTCACAGTAATCATCCATTTTTCTACTAAGTTCGTCTAATTTATTAATTCCCTCATCAGAACTCAATTCATCAAAATTTAAGTAAATATCATCAATAGAAGTTCTGGGAGTGACTTTTTTTTGTTTAAATTTTGCAAAATGCTCTGTGACTATTTTATTTTCATTAAGTGTCGCATGGCAGTTTAAACATCTGAAAGGGCTTCCATAATTTCGAGGATAATCTTCAAATTGATATTTATAGTCAAATGGCACAATTTTAATGTTCCCTAAGTTAATCTCTAATTGAGAATTAAAAAGAAATGTTTCATAATTAGATTCTTTTTTTGATACTATATCAGTTAAATTGACAATTCCAATTTCAATTAATTTTAAATTTTCATCAGACTGAACAAAGTCTTCTACGGTTACAAAAACTTTGCATTGCCAGTTGAA encodes:
- a CDS encoding helicase-related protein — translated: MWNYDKFGDILVNDVVSKLNGTHDDFQRFQSPDKPSRNIILGTLSDKTRLDYSEDSGDVIEEKRTISSVKNNSLSIKFLVKENSTFFDIQPSFSVFYRVVPTFEEQLDYVNNKYKKIPNKVELAPIWKRKDLEFHEILIGIEQPYNEEYLDFDEHILSVQNDPETLGRLRSISSDRVKNESEYNNELISNGNVGIPNFNWQCKVFVTVEDFVQSDENLKLIEIGIVNLTDIVSKKESNYETFLFNSQLEINLGNIKIVPFDYKYQFEDYPRNYGSPFRCLNCHATLNENKIVTEHFAKFKQKKVTPRTSIDDIYLNFDELSSDEGINKLDELSRKMDDYCEIYQKSPKITDSLYSESLKNFSDVTKRFNKGLKTLKSDEKAFLAFKLMNKAFFLNANKYTTWRLFQIVFIVSIINDIIDESSGRDICEVLHIMTGGGKSEAYFGLVIFSAFWDRLSGKKFGVTAITKFPLRMLSIQQLQRISNLFIWAEKIRSEEDIDGEPFSVSYFVGNSDDFPSDPCEISKKIRNASSKGVDIPGKIIDVCPLCNDEVIMEIEDDKEFIIHKCKGCNETFRLFFTDQETYRYLPTFIVATDDKFAGIGLNRRFKNLFGGKLDRCSYHGFIPRNDRCDVNLDDKCRKHTKFKCNAETNPVKIDFKTGPTLIIQDEMHLIKEGFGTIDSHFESLIETLQEELCGYKFKNIAMTATVTGAKNQIDHLYHKKSRIFPGNLSDDYENDFFFTYEYDDDKNPISQRQLVGLKPNLRDNHFASLLTLKHLSEFIEAVENDIETFSHTNDFKNDELVEIINNYKSILTYHNRKNDAKAMRMFLDTVVNSKLDNYLITPKVLTGDNSLDEIKELINLVNNYYEDPNSDKKTLLSVFATSIVSHGVDIDNWNIMVIQGMPRNTAEYIQALSRVGRKYHGIVFLWFYPNRSRDLSFYQNFNGYHQILNHKVESVPLSRWAKLGFKQTITSMFNAGILNYISDIIGSPIYKVADVNDVFGSIERRNELIQFIRKAYVLDSSMIGVEYFDKQISSEVESRLNYLATYTGRQIYFFPNALKDNLDKYYNTPTGMRGIQDQVTLIPHENEYGFYQKI